A stretch of DNA from Amylolactobacillus amylophilus DSM 20533 = JCM 1125:
CTATACCAGGGATGTGATTGATATCCTTGATCAGATGAGACAGCTATGGAACAGGTAGTGCCATAACACGCTTAGCTTTCGAGCACTAGTGAATTCAGGTGCTCACCACAAAGTGGTGACAAGCTGAAGAACTAGACGGAGAAAGTTGTGCTGGGAAACACAGTTAATAGGTAGTGCCACAGCACGCTTAGCTTTCGAGTACTAGTGAATACCTAAAGAACTGATTAAAAATTCCACATAACATAAAAAGAGCATTCCAGCTGGAATGCTCTTTTACTTTGGATTGATTTTATTTTAGAGACGACGACCAAAGCTTGGTGTGAAGTATTGCACGCTACCAACTTTAACGTTTTGGCCTGGTCGTGGTGCATGAATATATTGGCCACCACCAATGTAAATACCTACGTGATATGCACTACCAACGCCACCCCAGAATACGAGATCACCAGCTTGCAACTGTGAAACGCTGACATATGAACCAACATTACTTTGATCTTGTGATACACGTGGCAATGAAATACCAGCCATATTAGCCGCGTACTGAACTAGACCAGAACAGTCAAAGCCAGCAGGTGTTCGACCACCCGAAACATAAGGAACACCGATAAATTGTGCTGCATTTTGAATTAAGCTTGATGAACCCTTAAAGCTCTTAGCAGCCTGCGTTGTTGTCGCATTCCAAGCAGTCTTCACTAATTGCTGTGTCTTGGCAGAATCTGCCTTTTGCCTTGCCTCAAGTTCTTTTCTGTTGTCCCACATTTCTTGTTGTAACTTAGTTTGACTTTCTTTTGCCTTAGTTTTGGCAGCTTTCAGAGATGTCATTTCTGAATCAGCTTTCGCCTTTGCAGCAACAATCTTAGCTTGTTCAGCTTCTTGACTTTCCGCCAAAGCGTTTAACTTAGATTTTGCTTCGTTTACGTCATCGATTGCAGCCTTATTAGCTGAGCTAATCTTACCAACAGCCATTGAACGGCCAATCAAATCAGAGAAATTATCTGAGCTTAATAAATAGTCAATATAGATATTGCCCGAAACACTCTTGTTTGATTCTTTCTGTAATTCAACAACTTGGTCACGTAAAACTTCTTTACGCTCATCAAGTTCCTTCTTAGCAGCTTTAATTTCTGACTTAGTCTTAGCTATTTCAGCCTTAGACTTTTCAATCTTGGTGTTGATTTTACTTATCTCAACCTGTTTCATTGAAACTTGATTATTTAACTTAGCTACTTTTTGATTTAATTCGTTTAATTTTGTTTGTAATGATGTGTTGGGTGTTGCTTCAACTGTGTTACTAGTAACCCCCGCGAAACTAGTTAACCCCGTGGTGCCAACGCCAGCTAAAGCGAGCGCAGCTACTGCTGTAAAAGTAATTTTTTTAATGGATTTCAAAATATCTTCCTCGTTAACTTATTTTTCGAACGAGACTAAGTATAACTTAGTTACATTACAGCGCAATTACAGGCAAGTTAAGGTTCGTACCAATATGAATCCCCTTACAACAGGGTTTAGGTCAATTGCTGTCACACTAATAAAATTGCAAGCGTTCTATTTTACGGTGGTGTTACAAAAAAGAATTTATTCCTCCACCGTCACAAGTGTATATTTCTTCTTGCCCTTACGAACAATTACGAACTTTCCGTCAAATGCGGCGCTTGGATCCACGATAAATTCTAAGTCAGTTTGTCTCTCACCGTTCAGATAGATTGCCCCATTCTGGACATCTTCTCTGGCCTGTCTCCTTGACGGCTCAATTTTGGTTACATCGACCAAGAACTCAACAATATTAACTGGTTCGTGCGTCATTGTGGCACTTGGCATGTTCTTAAAGCCCTGTTCAATCTCAGCTGAAGTAAGATTCTTCAGCTCACCCGTGAAGAGCGCATGTGTGATGTGCTTCGCCTGTTGCAGTGCCTCTTCACCGTGGACAAAACGAGTAACTTCTTCAGCCAGTTTAATCTGGGCAGCACGCTGCTCAGGCGCTGTCTTCACCTGCTCCTCGAGGGCATCAATTTCTTCATGACTGAGGAAGGTAAAGTACTTCAGGTATTTGATTACATCGCGGTCGTCTTGATTAATCCAAAATTGGTAAAATTCGTACGGCGTGGTTTTCTCCGGGTCAAGCCAAACAGCACCGCCAGCGGTCTTACCAAACTTCGTACCATCGGACTTCAACATCAACGGAATAGTGAGACCGTAAGCCTCTTGCTCAGCGCCGCCCAGCTTATGAATCAAGTCTGTTCCCGCGGTAATATTGCCCCATTGATCTGCTCCACCAATCTGAAGTTGGACACCATAATTCTTATTCAACTCATAGAAATCAATCGACTGGAGGATTTGATACGTGAATTCAGTGTAGGAAATACCCACTTCCAACCGGCTGGCCACAACCTCCTTATTCAGCATGGTTTTCAGATTGAATAATTTACCATAATCACGCAAGAATTCTAGTAAGGAAATCTGGGACAACCATTCGTAGTTGTTCACTATTGTGAAATTCTCTGTGCCGAAAAGTTGCTCCATCATCTTGGTTAGAGCGACCTCGTTATGATGTACTTGCTCCATCGACTGGAGCACCCGCTCGGAGTTTTTGCCGGAAGGATCACCAATGGAGCCTGTCCCACCACCGATAACGATAACCGGGTGATGCCCGGCCTCTTGGAATCTTTTAAGAATCATGAATGGGATCAAGTGACCAATGTGCAAGGAATCTCCCGTGGGATCGACGCCACAGTAGAGCGAAATTTCCTTTCGTGCCACCAACTTACGGAGCCCCTCCTCGTCGGTCTGCTGATTGATTGCTCCACGCCATTCTAAATCGCTGATAATATCAAATTTTGCCATGTTTTTCCTCCATCAAAAAATCCCTAGTAGCAAAAAACTACTAGGGACGAATTAATATCTAAGTCGTGGTACCACCCAAATTCGGAGCAAAGCTCCCTCTACATTGTTATCGAGGTTTCCCCCGTCGAGAAATAATCGTATTTCGCTGACACAATCTGCCTAGTTCCCACTAACCACTAGTTCTCTGACCACTGAATTATGCCGCTACTCAATTGTAACTAAATCTCGCTAAAGTGATTCTAACAACAAAAGAAATTTTTAGCAAGTAACTCTGAATTATTGACAACCGCACCTTTAGCTATATTATTTGCCAATTCTCTCTTCAATGGTATATCTAGGTCGGTGTTTCACTTCAGTTGTAACTTTACCAATATATTCGCCGATTACACCTAAGCTAATCATCTGAAAGCCCCCGATAATCCAAATTGAAATCATTAATGAAGACCATCCTTCATTTGCTTTACCAATCAATTTGACGATCACAGAATAAACAAATGCAATCATGCCAAACAAACTAAACAGAATACCCAAAATTAGGATCGCTCTCACGGGAGCAATTGTTAACGATGTAATA
This window harbors:
- a CDS encoding C40 family peptidase, with the translated sequence MKSIKKITFTAVAALALAGVGTTGLTSFAGVTSNTVEATPNTSLQTKLNELNQKVAKLNNQVSMKQVEISKINTKIEKSKAEIAKTKSEIKAAKKELDERKEVLRDQVVELQKESNKSVSGNIYIDYLLSSDNFSDLIGRSMAVGKISSANKAAIDDVNEAKSKLNALAESQEAEQAKIVAAKAKADSEMTSLKAAKTKAKESQTKLQQEMWDNRKELEARQKADSAKTQQLVKTAWNATTTQAAKSFKGSSSLIQNAAQFIGVPYVSGGRTPAGFDCSGLVQYAANMAGISLPRVSQDQSNVGSYVSVSQLQAGDLVFWGGVGSAYHVGIYIGGGQYIHAPRPGQNVKVGSVQYFTPSFGRRL
- the tyrS gene encoding tyrosine--tRNA ligase; its protein translation is MAKFDIISDLEWRGAINQQTDEEGLRKLVARKEISLYCGVDPTGDSLHIGHLIPFMILKRFQEAGHHPVIVIGGGTGSIGDPSGKNSERVLQSMEQVHHNEVALTKMMEQLFGTENFTIVNNYEWLSQISLLEFLRDYGKLFNLKTMLNKEVVASRLEVGISYTEFTYQILQSIDFYELNKNYGVQLQIGGADQWGNITAGTDLIHKLGGAEQEAYGLTIPLMLKSDGTKFGKTAGGAVWLDPEKTTPYEFYQFWINQDDRDVIKYLKYFTFLSHEEIDALEEQVKTAPEQRAAQIKLAEEVTRFVHGEEALQQAKHITHALFTGELKNLTSAEIEQGFKNMPSATMTHEPVNIVEFLVDVTKIEPSRRQAREDVQNGAIYLNGERQTDLEFIVDPSAAFDGKFVIVRKGKKKYTLVTVEE